A single window of Flavobacterium sp. 140616W15 DNA harbors:
- a CDS encoding glycosyltransferase family 4 protein, whose amino-acid sequence MHICFLTNEYPKEGFPHGGIGSFTKTLAVALIDKGIRVSVIGLNYTSNNETEIVYGVHIHRLKRSTIKMISWHFNFKAINNKIKEIHREHPINIIETSELGLAFISKIKNIKYIIRLHGGHHFFAEGENRGISKWKGFQEKKSFKNSDGFIAVSRYVKNHTEKYLSYYDKPLGYINNPINSKLFKPTEKYLAKAKIVFVGTVCEKKGIRQLIQAFPFVKDIYPEAILEIYGRDWFFLDGSSYIQLLKEKELPKLGEISKDIHFYGAVSQTQLPEIYEKASICVFPSHIETQGLVAPEAMAMERPVIFTKLGPGPETIEDYKTGLLCDPYDPEDIAEKIIWVFSNQNKAKEIGEKAREFVLKKYGLSPVVSQNICFYQSVINE is encoded by the coding sequence ATGCACATCTGTTTCCTAACAAATGAATATCCAAAAGAAGGCTTCCCGCATGGGGGAATAGGAAGCTTTACAAAAACATTGGCTGTAGCATTAATTGACAAGGGAATCAGAGTTTCGGTAATAGGATTGAATTATACTTCGAATAATGAAACCGAAATTGTATATGGAGTTCATATTCATCGCCTTAAAAGGAGTACTATAAAAATGATTTCCTGGCATTTTAATTTTAAAGCAATTAATAATAAAATTAAAGAAATTCATAGAGAGCATCCCATTAATATTATTGAAACTTCTGAATTAGGTCTGGCTTTTATATCAAAAATAAAAAATATTAAATATATCATCAGACTGCACGGAGGACATCACTTTTTTGCAGAAGGCGAAAACAGAGGAATTAGTAAATGGAAAGGATTTCAAGAAAAAAAATCTTTCAAAAACAGTGATGGATTTATAGCAGTTTCTCGATATGTAAAAAATCATACCGAGAAGTATTTAAGCTATTATGATAAACCACTAGGCTATATCAATAATCCGATAAATAGTAAACTTTTTAAACCCACTGAAAAGTATTTAGCTAAAGCTAAAATTGTTTTTGTTGGTACCGTTTGCGAAAAAAAAGGAATACGTCAATTAATTCAGGCTTTCCCATTCGTAAAAGACATATATCCTGAAGCAATATTAGAAATATACGGTAGAGATTGGTTTTTTTTAGATGGAAGTTCTTATATTCAGTTACTTAAAGAAAAAGAATTGCCTAAATTAGGTGAGATTTCAAAAGATATTCATTTTTATGGAGCTGTTTCGCAGACACAGTTACCTGAAATTTATGAAAAAGCTTCCATATGTGTTTTTCCATCCCATATAGAAACTCAAGGCTTAGTAGCACCAGAAGCCATGGCAATGGAAAGACCAGTTATATTTACAAAATTAGGACCTGGACCAGAAACAATAGAAGATTATAAAACAGGATTGTTATGCGATCCATATGATCCTGAAGATATAGCCGAGAAAATCATTTGGGTTTTTTCAAACCAGAACAAAGCAAAAGAAATAGGGGAAAAGGCAAGAGAGTTTGTACTTAAGAAATATGGACTAAGTCCTGTTGTTTCTCAGAATATTTGTTTTTATCAATCAGTGATTAACGAGTAA
- a CDS encoding MBOAT family protein has product MFFNSLAFTIFLPIVFFLYWFVFNKTKSSQNALLIVASYYFYSCWDWRFLFLLVFSTFLDYYTGIQIEKGKSEKSRKFWFWLSIIINLGFLGIFKYYNFFAASFSDLLNSVGVKASPILLDVILPVGISFYTFHGLSYVIDIYYKRIKAEYNFVDYSLFVSYFPLLVAGPIERATHLLPQVKVKREFNSELAKEGVYQIIWGLVKKVVIADTCATYANAIFDNYPSMNSFSLVLGAVYFAFQIYGDFSGYSDIALGVSKLFGLDLLRNFNYPYFSRDIAEFWRRWHISLSSWFRDYLYIPLGGSKGGIWMKIRNTFIIFIVSGFWHGANWTYVVWGLINAIYFLPLLLSSSNRNNMGAIELKFNFDSVRVIMSILYTFLLTCVAWVFFRARSISDAVLYLKRIITDGSFKAQYLSNERYNYELLALIGIFVLVEWNNRDKIEPLSGKRNMLKLALAITAIIAFGTYSDYKEFIYFQF; this is encoded by the coding sequence ATGTTTTTTAATTCCTTAGCGTTTACTATTTTTTTGCCAATCGTTTTCTTCTTGTATTGGTTTGTTTTCAATAAAACAAAAAGTTCACAAAATGCTTTATTAATTGTTGCGAGTTATTATTTCTACTCTTGTTGGGATTGGAGATTTCTATTTCTTTTGGTTTTTTCTACCTTTTTGGATTATTATACAGGAATCCAAATAGAAAAAGGAAAATCAGAAAAGAGTAGAAAATTCTGGTTTTGGTTGAGTATTATAATCAATTTAGGTTTTTTAGGAATTTTTAAATATTACAATTTCTTTGCAGCTTCTTTCTCCGATTTATTAAATTCGGTAGGAGTTAAGGCAAGCCCTATTTTATTAGATGTAATTCTGCCAGTAGGAATTTCGTTCTATACTTTTCATGGATTGTCCTATGTGATTGATATCTATTATAAAAGAATAAAAGCCGAATATAACTTTGTAGATTACTCTTTGTTTGTGAGTTATTTTCCGTTATTGGTTGCAGGACCAATAGAGCGAGCCACTCACTTATTACCTCAAGTAAAAGTAAAACGAGAATTTAACTCTGAGTTGGCTAAAGAAGGTGTATATCAAATCATTTGGGGATTAGTCAAAAAAGTTGTTATTGCAGATACTTGTGCCACTTATGCTAATGCGATTTTTGATAATTATCCTTCAATGAATTCTTTCTCGCTTGTTTTAGGCGCAGTATATTTTGCATTTCAAATCTATGGTGATTTTTCAGGGTATTCAGATATTGCACTTGGGGTTTCTAAGCTCTTTGGTTTAGATTTATTGCGAAACTTTAATTATCCTTATTTTTCTAGAGATATTGCCGAGTTTTGGCGTCGTTGGCACATTTCGCTTTCTTCTTGGTTTCGGGACTATTTGTACATTCCATTGGGAGGTAGCAAAGGAGGAATTTGGATGAAAATCCGAAATACTTTTATCATTTTTATAGTAAGCGGATTTTGGCATGGAGCAAATTGGACTTATGTTGTTTGGGGACTTATTAATGCCATTTATTTCTTGCCTTTACTATTATCAAGCAGTAACAGAAACAATATGGGTGCTATTGAGTTAAAATTTAATTTTGATTCTGTCAGAGTAATTATGAGTATTCTATATACTTTTTTACTCACTTGTGTTGCGTGGGTATTTTTTAGAGCGAGATCTATTTCTGATGCAGTTTTATATCTGAAAAGAATAATTACAGATGGGAGTTTTAAAGCTCAATATTTATCGAATGAACGATATAATTATGAGTTGCTAGCACTGATTGGAATATTCGTTTTAGTCGAATGGAACAATCGTGATAAGATAGAGCCCTTATCGGGGAAAAGGAACATGTTAAAATTAGCTTTAGCGATAACAGCAATAATTGCTTTCGGGACCTACTCAGATTATAAAGAATTTATATATTTTCAGTTTTAA
- the neuC gene encoding UDP-N-acetylglucosamine 2-epimerase, producing the protein MSSSIKKILFLTGTRADFGKIKPLISILEDQPEFEVFVFVTGMHLQEIYGYTLIEIERCNFKNVFIFENHTHETTMDLTLAKTIEGLSNYCKSIKPDMIVVHGDRVETLAGAIVGSLNNILVAHIEGGEVSGTVDELIRHSVSKLSHIHFVSNTEAAKRLIQMGEISESVFTIGSPDIDVMFSNTLPSLETVKEYYQISFENYALVMFHPVTTEFQVMQQAAKVFVDCLLQDYRNYVVIFPNNDLGSQFILDEFKRLRQNTRFRIFPSLRFEYFLTLLKNSQFIIGNSSAGIREAPYYGIPIINVGTRQQNRVINADIVNTGYSMVSIKEALSIINSHKVKVKTTDFGQGNSKKMFLDSLKKNDIWQLNHQKKFKDI; encoded by the coding sequence TTGAGTAGTTCAATAAAAAAAATACTTTTCCTAACTGGGACGCGAGCTGATTTTGGTAAAATAAAACCATTAATTTCAATTCTGGAAGACCAACCCGAATTTGAAGTTTTTGTCTTTGTTACCGGAATGCATCTACAAGAAATTTATGGATATACACTGATTGAAATTGAGCGTTGTAATTTTAAAAATGTCTTTATATTCGAGAATCATACTCATGAAACAACAATGGATTTAACATTAGCCAAAACGATTGAAGGCTTGTCTAATTATTGTAAAAGCATAAAACCTGATATGATTGTTGTGCATGGTGATCGTGTAGAAACGCTTGCGGGTGCTATTGTAGGATCTCTAAATAATATTCTTGTTGCTCATATTGAAGGCGGAGAAGTTTCGGGAACTGTAGATGAATTAATTAGGCATAGTGTTAGTAAACTAAGTCATATACATTTTGTGTCGAATACAGAAGCAGCGAAAAGACTTATTCAAATGGGAGAAATTTCGGAATCTGTTTTTACAATTGGATCTCCAGATATCGATGTTATGTTTTCAAATACGCTTCCAAGCTTAGAAACGGTTAAGGAATATTATCAAATTTCGTTTGAAAATTATGCACTAGTTATGTTTCATCCTGTAACTACAGAATTTCAAGTAATGCAACAGGCTGCGAAAGTTTTTGTTGATTGTCTGTTACAAGATTATCGTAATTATGTGGTTATTTTTCCAAATAATGATTTAGGGAGTCAATTTATTCTTGATGAATTTAAAAGATTGAGGCAGAACACAAGATTCAGAATTTTTCCATCGCTTCGTTTTGAGTATTTTTTGACTTTATTAAAAAACAGTCAGTTTATTATAGGTAATAGTAGCGCTGGAATTCGTGAAGCCCCATATTACGGAATCCCAATAATTAATGTAGGTACTCGCCAGCAAAATAGAGTAATAAATGCGGATATTGTAAATACAGGCTATTCTATGGTAAGTATAAAAGAGGCACTTTCTATTATAAATTCACATAAAGTTAAAGTAAAAACTACTGATTTTGGTCAAGGAAATAGCAAAAAAATGTTTTTAGATTCGCTAAAGAAAAACGATATTTGGCAGCTCAATCATCAGAAGAAATTTAAAGATATTTAA
- a CDS encoding N-acetylneuraminate synthase family protein — protein MKPYIEIAGRKIGPDFPPLVIAEIGINHEGSLQVAKEMVDAACRAGVEIVKHQTHIVEDEMSGAAKKVIPGNATVSIYEIMERCSLNEADELELKNYVEHKGMIFISTPFSRAAAERLKKFDVPAYKIGSGECNNYPLLEHIASFGKPVILSTGMNTIESVQKAVAIFDKHSIPVVLLHTTNLYPTPAHLVRFGGMLELNQAFPDKVFGLSDHTLNNNACLGAVALGASVLERHFTDHMQRVGPDIICSMDEKSCQELIVSSSEIALMRGGTKKPATEEQVTIDFAFATVCTIAPIKKGEKLSKENIWVKRPGTGKILAAYFNDLIGKVATRDIDNDEQLDFIDFE, from the coding sequence ATGAAACCATATATAGAAATTGCTGGAAGGAAAATAGGACCGGATTTTCCACCTTTAGTTATTGCAGAAATTGGAATTAATCACGAAGGGTCTCTACAAGTTGCCAAAGAAATGGTTGATGCAGCCTGTAGAGCTGGAGTTGAAATAGTAAAGCATCAAACTCATATTGTAGAAGATGAAATGAGTGGTGCAGCAAAAAAAGTGATTCCAGGTAATGCCACTGTTTCTATTTATGAAATTATGGAACGATGTTCATTGAATGAAGCTGATGAACTTGAACTTAAAAATTATGTTGAACATAAAGGAATGATTTTTATATCAACGCCTTTTTCACGAGCGGCAGCCGAACGATTGAAAAAATTTGATGTTCCAGCTTATAAGATAGGTTCTGGTGAATGTAATAACTATCCATTATTAGAGCATATTGCTTCATTTGGAAAACCAGTTATATTAAGTACTGGTATGAATACGATAGAAAGTGTTCAAAAAGCAGTAGCAATTTTTGATAAACATAGTATTCCTGTAGTGTTATTGCATACTACAAATTTATACCCAACGCCAGCCCATTTAGTTCGATTTGGTGGAATGTTAGAATTAAATCAGGCTTTTCCAGATAAAGTATTTGGTTTAAGCGACCATACGTTAAATAATAATGCTTGTTTAGGTGCCGTGGCATTAGGAGCAAGTGTCTTAGAAAGACATTTTACAGATCATATGCAACGTGTCGGTCCAGATATTATTTGTAGTATGGATGAAAAAAGTTGTCAGGAATTAATTGTTTCATCTTCAGAGATCGCTTTAATGCGTGGAGGTACAAAAAAACCAGCAACAGAAGAACAAGTAACAATTGATTTTGCTTTTGCGACAGTCTGTACAATAGCTCCAATAAAAAAAGGAGAAAAATTATCAAAAGAAAATATTTGGGTAAAACGACCAGGAACAGGTAAAATCTTAGCAGCATATTTTAATGATTTAATTGGGAAAGTAGCTACGAGAGATATTGATAATGATGAGCAATTAGATTTTATAGATTTTGAGTAG
- a CDS encoding cytidylyltransferase domain-containing protein: protein MQIVSMSKTIAIIPARGGSKRIPEKNIQIFGGLPLMVHSILYAQKNSDIIDDIYVSTDNDEIKIIALQYGAKVIDRPASLSGDLEPTITALIHALEYIDNDEIENIILLQPTNPLRPENLLKETFSLYQNENLDSLFTVSRNYQKFGKISENKFIPFNYTIGQRSQDLVPIFSENGLLYITKASLIFENIIISENACPYVVNHAFANVDIDLPEDLDYAEYLFQKNAPYL from the coding sequence ATGCAAATAGTATCTATGAGTAAAACAATTGCTATAATACCAGCACGAGGAGGCTCAAAACGAATACCAGAGAAGAATATTCAAATCTTTGGAGGGTTGCCACTAATGGTACATTCAATTTTATATGCGCAAAAGAATAGTGACATCATTGATGATATTTATGTTTCAACAGATAACGATGAGATAAAAATTATTGCACTGCAGTACGGGGCTAAAGTTATTGATAGACCAGCATCACTTTCGGGTGATTTAGAACCTACTATTACTGCATTAATTCATGCTTTGGAATATATAGATAATGATGAGATAGAAAATATTATTTTATTACAACCAACAAATCCATTGCGGCCAGAAAATTTATTGAAGGAAACATTTAGCCTTTATCAAAATGAAAATCTGGATAGCTTATTTACTGTTTCAAGAAATTATCAAAAATTTGGAAAAATATCAGAAAATAAATTTATTCCATTTAATTATACAATCGGACAGCGAAGTCAGGATTTAGTTCCTATTTTTTCAGAAAATGGATTATTATATATTACTAAAGCTTCTTTAATTTTTGAAAATATTATTATCTCAGAAAATGCTTGTCCGTATGTAGTAAATCATGCTTTTGCCAATGTTGATATTGATCTGCCAGAAGATCTAGATTATGCAGAATATCTTTTTCAAAAAAACGCCCCATATTTATGA
- a CDS encoding CatB-related O-acetyltransferase: MKKFLKKIIYKILNSVESNDKFESFGYSRGIQNVVFEGKNGIPDRCNFSGRIHIGYATTLGYNNYIHGEVSIGKYCQIGADVAIFTKNHPTNNMSIYIGKNLFNGELKQLREENKVIIGNDVWIGHGVIIVGNVIIGNGAVLAAGSVVTKNVEPYSVVGGVPAKLLHKRFSNTIIKEIEDLKWWDKNEAEIEKLKPLFFKKFTNANSIYE, encoded by the coding sequence ATGAAGAAGTTTCTAAAGAAAATAATATATAAGATTTTAAACTCAGTCGAGTCAAACGATAAGTTTGAGTCTTTTGGTTATTCAAGAGGTATTCAAAATGTTGTATTTGAGGGCAAAAATGGGATACCTGATAGATGCAATTTTTCTGGCAGAATACATATCGGATATGCTACTACTTTAGGCTATAATAATTATATACATGGTGAAGTGAGTATTGGTAAATATTGCCAAATAGGAGCCGATGTGGCTATTTTTACAAAAAATCACCCAACTAATAATATGTCAATATATATTGGTAAGAATCTTTTTAACGGTGAATTAAAACAGTTGCGAGAGGAGAATAAGGTAATAATAGGCAACGACGTTTGGATTGGACATGGGGTAATTATAGTTGGAAATGTAATTATCGGAAACGGTGCAGTTTTAGCAGCTGGTAGTGTAGTAACAAAAAATGTTGAGCCTTATTCTGTAGTGGGAGGGGTACCTGCTAAATTATTACACAAACGTTTTTCTAATACAATAATTAAAGAAATTGAGGATTTGAAATGGTGGGATAAAAACGAAGCTGAAATAGAAAAATTGAAGCCATTGTTTTTTAAGAAATTCACAAATGCAAATAGTATCTATGAGTAA
- a CDS encoding glycosyltransferase family 2 protein: MANKVSIIIATYNRAHLILDTLESVYAQTYTNWECIIVDDGSTDNTEKIVNDLVSKDSRFIFLNRPSERPKGPNAARNFGIENSTGDYVLSLDSDDWILPEHLELKVEVLKKDPAIDGVLSKTIMVDSNKFIIKKEERTRLTKNILEDFISLRVSWYMHDIMWRRSFFENKVLYDEQLLKMLDRDFHIRRLSENPALAFVNEYLSLYRIHENSNSSNNNINVAESRHNAIVKIVIVLNEKGKLSKNIKFYLFKHQVQNLVILHKHPRSIYLYLSLIKKTFVFRSDYLKWVLKLMVGYFSFKIIGKGLYFVQ; this comes from the coding sequence ATGGCAAATAAAGTTTCAATAATTATCGCCACTTATAACCGAGCTCATCTTATTCTCGACACTCTAGAAAGTGTTTATGCCCAAACGTATACCAATTGGGAATGTATAATTGTAGATGATGGTTCTACAGACAATACAGAAAAAATTGTAAATGATTTAGTCTCTAAAGACAGTAGGTTTATATTTTTGAATAGGCCATCAGAAAGACCTAAAGGACCTAATGCAGCTCGAAATTTTGGTATTGAGAATTCTACTGGCGATTATGTTTTATCTTTAGATTCAGATGATTGGATTTTGCCTGAACATTTGGAATTAAAAGTTGAGGTTTTAAAAAAAGATCCTGCAATCGATGGGGTATTGTCTAAAACAATAATGGTTGATAGTAACAAATTCATAATAAAAAAAGAAGAGCGTACTCGTTTGACCAAAAACATCTTAGAGGATTTTATTTCGTTGAGAGTTTCTTGGTATATGCATGATATAATGTGGAGGAGGTCTTTTTTTGAGAATAAGGTTTTATACGACGAACAGTTACTGAAAATGTTAGACAGAGATTTTCATATAAGAAGGTTATCTGAGAATCCTGCATTAGCGTTTGTTAATGAGTATTTATCTTTATATCGAATTCATGAAAATTCTAATTCATCTAATAATAATATTAATGTAGCAGAATCACGGCATAATGCAATTGTTAAAATTGTTATTGTTTTGAATGAAAAAGGAAAACTTTCCAAAAATATTAAATTTTATTTATTCAAACATCAAGTGCAAAATTTAGTTATATTACACAAGCATCCTAGAAGTATTTATTTGTATTTGAGCTTAATAAAAAAGACATTTGTTTTTAGATCCGATTATTTAAAATGGGTTTTGAAGTTGATGGTAGGTTATTTTTCGTTTAAAATTATTGGTAAAGGACTATATTTTGTACAGTAA